In one window of bacterium BMS3Abin14 DNA:
- a CDS encoding merR family regulatory protein: MTKLVKRKDICRLVGISPSKVNFYTTQGLFPLKGRTRGGYGLYDPDTILARFRRIRELKDDRLTIVEIRERIIEEEKERGQFLELKFDD; this comes from the coding sequence ATGACGAAACTTGTAAAACGTAAGGATATCTGTCGCCTGGTTGGAATCTCTCCGTCCAAGGTCAATTTCTACACGACCCAGGGGCTGTTTCCGCTCAAAGGGAGAACCCGTGGGGGCTATGGTCTCTACGATCCTGATACGATTCTGGCTCGCTTCCGCAGAATTCGTGAACTGAAGGACGACAGGCTTACCATCGTGGAGATACGGGAACGGATCATAGAGGAGGAGAAGGAGCGAGGGCAGTTCCTCGAGCTGAAATTTGACGACTAG